Proteins encoded by one window of Anopheles maculipalpis chromosome 2RL, idAnoMacuDA_375_x, whole genome shotgun sequence:
- the LOC126559655 gene encoding mucin-19-like — MYNDSKRFQSRNQGLFCDEPHPVGLLPEVAAVRSEMEKCFPYSILTKKHQLMQAVGGSGGAPAVSNVGKPSPPPAPIAASYLSPALLPVVATAGLRECTTSVGVLNPGAVTTAASSTTTSAFEPIADVNGFYGNAMVTDVGICFSMSNVSLNGHPPTIPLATCTDVPMGPTACPPQAAHLRLNSPKRSACERRKSYEDPGPETALLNARRRAAAFVPVSANGRFNPRSILGTAAQPSPSSVATHHRQPSFFPASTVYPLAHHPTAAGIPVLPKQPKQLPNAHPVHQPLPRQRSLGMVGKSAYGIVRSTSSDRVRGTGSPSSNPVGSSSTLGTLGLGMTRSSPPYFKQPPGGSKANSVNYYQAPAAAPSSVMSANPSPYGSSVGNHVLTTNINQGHHVPTGGVYHHRGNVLKCLPLSNGIPLAGGSPATAAGYEYYRYAIEAAESVGKLQTSQSVVLPSSTIASAIDENPTSTNGPMMDYNDLRQLFLKCCYNEMKLLPSGTISNASTVLPTDVSAPTSTTTSLSSNSPANPYEFDTEPSATGVIPSAYPSGSHYPLTSRSCPSSPNGPHCHVSPALPTTAPSACSTPIGDGRLSAKHDRIELSGDDVRPMEVCSDDGGEVDAASRDDDVLDDEPKDFTMKTIGLLERASNSGGWPSSEKADKRVGPAKQYEDCSKKELKAAPKKKWIRHYMNDEPLSNGHSTAPPLVVIATNGTQHHSKHLTVNHVAVPISTSNTSPMTIDLSTKGLNHPQQNTHYQQQHATPVHPSHGLSTTPPASSTLSSLSSSSSSSSSSSSSSSSSSSSSSTLTVSPIDDSQSSLNLSNGGSTTNGYIANHSANSNGPTTTTSSTTAGIGGTSPLPPGLTSVLPININNVLQATAAVSVGSTLNGTSPILGTAHHPTVQHLPLELQQQVAAGLSVAAINSQGATAALFANIPTGTRRRTTSSNSNGVGTREVHNKLEKNRRAHLKECFEQLKKQLSLQPDEKKISNLSILHAAIRHIQLQKRKEREFEHEMERLAKEKIAAQNRILVLKREITQMGDIDVSRLAPDTDITPNPTNGAGSLVNLVNPGSSVPSERDQQSDIGVVSNVPGRNGIRYSSSSSLSSIATNASIGSLPLQTTISPVLSVSSPTRASPALNRNSTSPSSSLSSSSPSSLASSTLSVSSAATNLLAPLSLTTKGTSSMEAHNGMASIGGQQQPASLKITAAPLNGLNLSSSSLAMVNGTSINGTNVTLNGTTTTTAPLPVIVGANGTTNIVGIAHSQLLAATSAAGGNSPAIQTIPLNLNVTSSAVSNGLSGTGPTSIAITATGSSVGGVSGALSLPSQALQLTSSSANGISSSNNSITSTVVGTVARTVYNSTSIAPTLPTSATTTTVHVPAIGSKELINGTIGKNGTVRTDNSKHEIIATQSQPTNHSTAVNVTAALDPPGTKVITIMNGNTFALAPLDKDSKMGVVYSPILLPTSQGLRVIQQASNGLATIELAPPNGGNRLQLHLTH; from the exons ATGTACAACGATAGCAAACGCTTCCAGAGTCGCAATCAGGGATTATTCTGCGATGAACCGCATCCCGTCGGCTTGCTGCCGGAGGTGGCTGCCGTGCGCAGTgagatggaaaaatgtttccccTATTCTATACTGACCAAGAAGCACCAACTAATGCAGGCTGTTGGTGGGTCTGGTGGTGCGCCAGCGGTTTCAAATGTTGGAAAACCTTCACCACCTCCTGCACCGATCGCAGCGAGCTATCTGAGCCCTGCATTGTTACCGGTGGTTGCAACAGCCGGTTTAAGAGAATGTACAACGTCGGTGGGTGTGCTAAATCCCGGTGCTGTGACTACTGCCGCAAGCTCAACCACGACCAGTGCTTTTGAACCGATTGCGGATGTAAATGGATTTTACGGCAATGCGATGGTGACCGATGTGGGTATTTGCTTCAGCATGAGTAATGTAAGCCTTAACGGACACCCTCCGACAATTCCACTCGCTACGTGTACGGATGTGCCAATGGGACCGACGGCATGTCCACCACAGGCAGCTCATTTGCGATTAAACTCACCGAAACGTTCTGCGTGCGAGAGACGAAAATCATACGAAGATCCAGGACCAGAAACTGCATTGTTGAATGCCCGGCGGCGAGCCGCAGCGTTCGTACCCGTGTCGGCGAACGGTCGGTTTAATCCGAGAAGCATTCTAGGAACGGCGGCTCAACCATCCCCCAGTTCCGTTGCCACACATCATCGACAGCCATCTTTCTTTCCCGCATCAACGGTGTATCCTTTGGCACATCATCCCACGGCTGCCGGTATCCCGGTATTGCCAAAGCAACCGAAGCAACTGCCGAACGCGCACCCAGTGCATCAACCACTGCCACGACAGCGTTCGCTTGGAATGGTGGGTAAAAGTGCTTACGGTATTGTTCGATCGACTAGCTCGGATCGGGTGCGTGGTACAGGTTCGCCTTCGAGCAACCCTGTTGGCAGTTCGTCGACGTTGGGCACGTTAGGCCTGGGCATGACTCGATCTTCTCCGCCATATTTTAAGCAACCACCCGGTGGCTCGAAAGCAAACTCGGTAAACTATTACCAGGCTCCAGCTGCTGCACCCAGTTCTGTTATGTCGGCCAACCCTTCACCATACGGTAGTTCAGTTGGGAACCATGTATTAACGACCAACATAAATCAAGGACACCATGTGCCAACCGGTGGTGTATATCATCATCGTGGAAACGTTCTGAAATGTCTTCCCCTGTCGAACGGAATACCTCTTGCCGGAGGGTCTCCCGCAACAGCTGCCGGGTATGAATACTATAGGTACGCGATCGAGGCAGCGGAAAGCGTTGGAAAGCTACAGACTTCCCAATCGGTAGTACTTCCCAGCAGTACAATAGCATCAGCCATTGATGAGAATCCGACGAGCACCAACGGACCAATGATGGATTACAATGATCTGCGTCAACTTTTTCTGAAATGTTGCTACAATGAAATGAAACTGCTACCATCCGGGACTATTTCAAATGCATCCACTGTGCTGCCAACCGACGTATCTGCTCCCACATCCACCACGACTAGTCTGTCGAGCAACTCGCCAGCGAATCCTTACGAGTTTGACACGGAACCAAGTGCGACTGGCGTGATCCCATCAGCTTACCCATCCGGCAGCCACTACCCGCTAACGAGCCGATCCTGTCCAAGCTCACCGAACGGGCCCCACTGCCATGTATCTCCCGCACTGCCAACGACGGCCCCGTCCGCCTGCTCAACGCCCATCGGTGATGGTAGATTATCGGCAAAGCACGATCGAATCGAGTTAAGCGGTGATGACGTGCGTCCGATGGAGGTGTGCAGTGATGATGGGGGGGAAGTGGATGCTGCAAGCCGGGACGATGATGTGCTTGATGATGAACCGAAAGATTTTACTATGAAAACTATTGGGCTTTTGGAGCGCGCGAGCAATAGTGGCGGATGGCCGTCGAGTGAAAAGGCTGACAAACGTGTAGGACCGGCGAAGCAGTACGAGGATTGTAGCAAAAAGGAGCTAAAGGCTGCcccgaaaaagaaatggataCGGCACTATATGAATG ATGAGCCGCTTTCGAATGGCCACTCCACGGCACCACCGCTGGTCGTGATCGCAACCAACGGAACCCAGCACCATTCGAAGCATTTGACCGTTAACCATGTGGCGGTACCGATCAGCACTTCCAACACCTCCCCGATGACGATCGACCTCTCCACCAAGGGTCTAAATCATCCGcaacaaaacacgcactaTCAGCAACAACATGCCACCCCGGTGCATCCATCGCACGGTCTCTCGACGACACCTCCCGCCTCATCTACCCTATCATCGCTatcctcctcctcgtcctcatcctcatcctcatcatcatcctcgtcgtcatcgtcgtcctcATCGTCGACGCTAACCGTATCACCGATCGACGACTCTCAATCGTCGCTAAATCTCAGCAACGGTGGTTCCACCACGAATGGGTACATCGCCAATCATAGTGCCAATAGTAATGgcccaaccaccaccaccagctctACCACCGCAGGTATCGGTGGTACGTCACCATTGCCACCCGGATTGACCAGCGTGCTCCCGATCAACATTAACAATGTGCTGCAGGCAACAGCTGCCGTTTCTGTGGGAAGTACGTTGAACGGTACGAGCCCCATCCTGGGCACGGCCCATCATCCTACGGTTCAGCATTTGCCGTTGGAATTGCAACAACAGGTGGCAGCGGGACTGTCGGTGGCGGCGATCAACTCGCAGGGTGCGACCGCTGCCCTGTTTGCCAACATACCGACGGGCACGCGGCGGAGAACGACCAGTTCCAACAGCAATGG CGTTGGTACGCGTGAGGTGCACAATAAGCTGGAAAAAAATCGGCGGGCCCACCTGAAGGAATGTTTTGAGCAGCTGAAGAAGCAGCTCAGTCTGCAACCTGACGAGAAAAAGATCTCCAATCTGTCCATTCTGCACGCAGCCATACGGCATATACAG CTGCAAAAGCGCAAAGAGCGTGAGTTTGAGCACGAAATGGAACGATTAGCCAAGGAGAAAATTGCGGCCCAGAATCGAATTTTGGTGCTGAAGCGCGAAATCACACAAATGGGCGATATCGATGTATCCCGGCTGGCACCGGACACCGATATTACGCCCAATCCCACCAACGGCGCTGGCAGTCTCGTCAATCTCGTCAATCCTGGCAGCAGCGTCCCATCGGAGCGAG ATCAACAATCCGATATAGGCGTTGTTTCCAATGTGCCGGGACGTAATGGCATTCGTTACAGTTCCAGTAGCTCTCTGTCCAGTATAGCTACGAATGCCTCCATCGGTAGCCTGCCG CTTCAAACGACCATCTCCCCGGTCCTATCTGTATCATCGCCAACACGTGCCAGCCCGGCACTGAATCGTAATTCGACCTCTCCTTCATCGTCGCTGTCGTCGTCTTCGCCGTCCTCGCTGGCCTCATCCACGCTATCGGTTTCGTCTGCAGCGACGAACCTGTTGGCCCCGCTCTCGCTTACCACCAAGGGCACCAGCAGTATGGAAGCGCACAACGGTATGGCAAGCATCGGTGGTCAGCAGCAACCAGCATCGCTCAAAATCACGGCGGCCCCACTGAACGGCTTAAATTTGAGCAGTTCATCGCTGGCCATGGTGAACGGTACAAGCATAAATGGTACGAACGTCACATTGAACGGAACAACCACAACGACCGCACCATTGCCAGTTATTGTCGGAG CAAATGGGACGACAAATATAGTTGGGATTGCCCATTCGCAGCTGCTGGCAGCAACGTCCGCTGCAGGCGGTAACTCACCAGCCATTCAGACTATCCCACTGAACCTAAACGTTACATCCAGCGCGGTGAGCAATGGATTGAGCGGTACTGGGCCCACCTCGATCGCGATCACCGCGACCGGTAGCTCGGTCGGTGGCGTTAGTGGCGCACTGAGTTTACCCAGCCAGGCTCTGCAGCTTACCAGCAGCAGTGCCAATGGCATCAGCAGTAGCAACAATAGCATTACTAGTACGGTCGTTGGTACGGTGGCAAGAACGGTGTACAACAGCACCAGCATTGCCCCGACGCTGCCAACATCGGCGACGACGACCACGGTGCATGTGCCTGCCATAGGTAGCAAAGAACTGATCAACGGTACGATCGGCAAGAACGGTACCGTACGGACTGATAATAGTAAGCATGAGATTATCGCAACACAATCACAACCCACCAACCACAGCACGGCCGTTAACGTAACGGCGGCCCTCGACCCACCGGGAACGAAGGTTATCACCATCATGAATGGTAACACGTTCGCTCTGGCTCCGTTGGATAAGGACAGTAAGATG GGCGTTGTGTACAGTCCCATCTTGTTGCCGACTTCGCAAGGACTCCGCGTGATACAGCAGGCCTCGAACGGATTGGCAACGATCGAGCTTGCACCGCCGAATGGCGGCAATCGTCTGCAGCTGCATTTAACTCACTAA